In a single window of the Cupriavidus basilensis genome:
- a CDS encoding metal-dependent hydrolase, with translation MASSKAHHATGWAAGLAAAAVVAKSGAGGPYHMAAVLAFFAGVAGGGAPDWLEVAWWSRSRRLWITHRTWTHWGIAWLALLVFAHRALGTHALAAPAFGFACGGLMHLLADWPNPLGVPWILGRHSLNWWKSGRCDLLVVAASWMGALALSRHVWFHGTHGLDLFQYLRAWHLRA, from the coding sequence ATGGCTTCCAGCAAAGCACACCATGCCACCGGATGGGCGGCAGGCCTCGCCGCCGCCGCGGTGGTCGCCAAGTCTGGTGCCGGTGGCCCTTATCACATGGCCGCGGTGCTTGCCTTTTTTGCGGGCGTGGCCGGTGGCGGCGCGCCTGACTGGCTGGAGGTCGCCTGGTGGTCCAGATCCCGGCGGCTGTGGATCACACACCGCACCTGGACGCACTGGGGCATCGCCTGGCTGGCGCTGCTGGTGTTTGCGCACCGTGCCCTGGGCACGCACGCGCTGGCCGCGCCGGCGTTCGGGTTTGCCTGTGGCGGGCTCATGCACTTGCTGGCCGATTGGCCCAACCCACTCGGCGTGCCCTGGATTCTCGGGCGGCATTCGCTGAACTGGTGGAAGAGCGGACGCTGCGATCTGCTGGTGGTCGCGGCTTCGTGGATGGGCGCACTGGCGTTGTCGCGCCACGTGTGGTTCCACGGCACGCACGGGCTGGACTTGTTCCAGTACTTGCGGGCCTGGCACCTGCGGGCCTGA
- a CDS encoding efflux RND transporter permease subunit produces the protein MVFSPIKSILKRRLVIVFLAIGLLAAGVLSFLQLPLQAYPGVAPVTVQAITQWPGRSTVEVEQQITIPVENALASVPDVQSFRSVSLFGLSVVTVKFKEGVDNFKARQNFVTYLSQANLPPGVQPNLSPDGDATGEILRYRIEADGIDVTTLKTYQDYNVYKEIKHVPGVADITAFGGKVKQYQIVPTPEKLQAYGLSLKQVVDAVSNANANTGGGLMKAGEQQFVVRGVGLLQTLDDIRNVTVSVSNGVPVRVRDIAEVRVGNTPRLGMVQFDQHDDIVEGIVLMKRDENATEVLARVRDKIADINQNVLPKGIQVKTFYDRQNLLDITMGTVEHALFVGISLVLIVLFIFLGSFRAAAVVAAVIPLALCVSFINMAHFKVPANLISLGAIDFGLIVDAAVIVMENIMRHLEEGETNVEDGIVKATSEVQRAMIFSTGIIIVAYSPLFFMGGVEGIIFKPMAFTMGFALLASIVLALTFVPAVTSFVFRGSLRPHSPKFIAIILSAYKPLLRKLLKKPGLVFLAAFIGLAGTLYSSRYLGTEFLPTLEENNLWLRITLPNTVDLDYSASVARDLRGFFRQQPEVKTVSVQIGRPDDGTDSTGVFNQEYALYFKPPADWPKGATKQQVVDRLSKHLDRIPGIEYNFSQYIQDNVNEALSGVKGENSVKIYGSDLVTLQDKAKEVESILKKVPGLADVGIFKELGQPTLNITVDREKSARFGMNVSDIQSAVQFAIGGDAVTNILEGEKTFGLSVRLNDQARNNPDVINRLLVDTPDGQRIPLSMVAKVEATDGPFFVYRETGKRYIAIKFGVRGRDLGSAVAEAQDKVGKAVTLPAGYSIFWDGQFNQMKIAQKKLAVIVPLTILVIFLLLYSTFGNFKDALMVVLNVPFAAIGGLLALHIAGETLSISAGIGFLSLFGIAIQDGVILISYVNRLAQSEDLHEAVVEGAALRLRPVVMTAMLAGLGLLPAALSHGIGSEAQRPLALVIVGGMVTTTLLTLLVLPVVFSWVNRHRGRKGGPDAASLTPAEGI, from the coding sequence ATGGTCTTCTCGCCAATCAAGAGCATCCTCAAGCGGCGCCTGGTCATCGTCTTCCTGGCCATCGGCCTGCTGGCGGCCGGCGTGCTGAGTTTCCTGCAGCTGCCGCTGCAGGCGTACCCGGGCGTGGCGCCGGTCACGGTGCAGGCCATTACGCAGTGGCCTGGGCGCAGCACGGTGGAGGTCGAGCAGCAGATCACGATTCCGGTGGAGAACGCGCTGGCCAGCGTGCCGGACGTGCAGTCCTTCCGCTCGGTCTCGCTGTTCGGGCTGTCTGTTGTGACCGTCAAGTTCAAGGAGGGCGTGGACAACTTCAAGGCCCGCCAGAACTTCGTCACCTACCTGTCGCAAGCCAACCTGCCGCCGGGCGTGCAGCCCAACCTGTCACCGGACGGCGACGCCACCGGCGAAATCCTGCGCTACCGGATCGAGGCCGACGGCATCGACGTGACCACGCTGAAGACCTACCAGGACTACAACGTCTACAAGGAGATCAAGCACGTCCCGGGCGTGGCCGATATCACGGCCTTTGGCGGCAAGGTCAAGCAATACCAGATCGTGCCGACGCCCGAGAAGCTGCAGGCTTATGGGCTCTCGCTCAAGCAGGTGGTGGATGCGGTGTCGAATGCCAACGCCAACACCGGCGGCGGCCTGATGAAGGCCGGCGAGCAGCAGTTCGTGGTGCGCGGCGTGGGCCTGCTGCAAACGCTCGACGACATCCGCAACGTCACCGTGTCGGTGTCCAACGGCGTGCCGGTGCGGGTGCGCGATATCGCAGAGGTGCGGGTGGGCAACACGCCGCGCCTGGGCATGGTGCAGTTCGACCAGCACGACGATATCGTCGAAGGCATCGTGCTGATGAAGCGCGACGAGAACGCCACCGAGGTCCTGGCGCGGGTGCGCGACAAGATCGCCGACATCAACCAGAACGTGCTGCCCAAGGGTATCCAGGTCAAGACGTTCTATGACCGGCAGAACCTGCTCGATATCACCATGGGTACCGTCGAGCATGCGCTGTTCGTCGGCATCTCGCTGGTGCTGATCGTGCTGTTCATCTTCCTCGGCAGCTTCCGCGCCGCGGCGGTGGTGGCGGCGGTGATCCCGCTGGCGCTGTGCGTGTCGTTCATCAACATGGCCCACTTCAAGGTGCCGGCCAACCTGATCTCGCTAGGGGCGATCGACTTCGGGCTGATCGTGGATGCGGCGGTGATCGTGATGGAGAACATCATGCGCCACCTGGAGGAGGGCGAGACCAATGTGGAGGATGGCATCGTCAAGGCCACCAGCGAGGTCCAGCGCGCCATGATCTTCTCCACCGGCATCATCATCGTGGCCTACTCGCCGCTGTTCTTCATGGGCGGGGTGGAAGGCATCATCTTCAAGCCGATGGCCTTCACCATGGGCTTCGCGCTGCTGGCCTCGATCGTGCTGGCGCTGACCTTCGTGCCGGCGGTGACGTCCTTTGTGTTCCGCGGCTCGCTGCGGCCGCACTCGCCGAAATTCATTGCCATCATCCTGAGCGCCTACAAGCCGCTGCTGCGCAAGCTGCTGAAAAAGCCCGGCCTGGTGTTCCTGGCCGCGTTCATCGGCCTGGCCGGCACGCTGTACAGCTCGCGCTACCTCGGCACCGAGTTCCTGCCCACGCTGGAGGAGAACAACCTGTGGCTGCGCATCACGCTGCCCAACACCGTGGATCTCGACTACTCGGCCTCCGTCGCGCGCGACCTGCGCGGCTTCTTCCGCCAGCAGCCCGAGGTGAAGACCGTGTCGGTGCAGATTGGCCGTCCGGACGACGGCACCGACTCCACCGGCGTGTTCAACCAGGAATACGCGCTGTACTTCAAGCCCCCGGCCGACTGGCCCAAGGGCGCGACCAAGCAGCAGGTGGTGGACCGCCTGTCCAAGCACCTGGATCGTATCCCGGGCATCGAGTACAACTTCTCGCAGTACATCCAGGACAACGTCAACGAGGCGCTGTCCGGGGTCAAGGGCGAGAACTCGGTGAAGATCTACGGCTCCGACCTGGTGACGCTGCAGGACAAGGCCAAGGAGGTCGAGTCCATCCTGAAGAAGGTGCCAGGCCTGGCTGACGTTGGCATCTTCAAGGAACTTGGCCAGCCCACGCTGAACATCACGGTGGACCGCGAGAAGAGCGCGCGCTTCGGCATGAATGTGAGCGACATCCAGTCCGCCGTGCAGTTTGCGATTGGCGGTGATGCGGTCACCAACATCCTGGAAGGCGAGAAGACCTTCGGCCTGTCGGTGCGGCTCAACGACCAGGCGCGCAACAACCCGGATGTCATCAACCGCTTGCTGGTGGATACGCCGGACGGCCAGCGCATTCCGCTGTCGATGGTGGCCAAGGTGGAAGCCACCGACGGACCGTTCTTCGTCTACCGCGAAACCGGCAAGCGCTATATCGCCATCAAGTTCGGCGTGCGCGGACGAGATCTTGGCAGCGCGGTGGCCGAGGCGCAGGACAAGGTCGGCAAGGCGGTGACGCTGCCGGCAGGCTACAGCATCTTCTGGGATGGCCAGTTCAACCAGATGAAGATCGCGCAGAAGAAGCTGGCGGTGATCGTGCCGCTGACCATCCTGGTGATCTTCCTGCTGCTGTACAGCACCTTTGGCAACTTCAAGGATGCGCTGATGGTGGTGCTGAACGTGCCGTTCGCGGCCATCGGTGGCTTGCTGGCGCTGCATATCGCGGGAGAGACCTTGTCGATCTCGGCGGGCATCGGGTTCTTGTCGCTGTTCGGCATCGCGATCCAGGACGGGGTGATCCTGATCTCCTACGTCAACCGGCTGGCGCAGTCCGAAGACTTGCATGAAGCCGTGGTCGAAGGCGCCGCGCTGCGCTTGCGCCCGGTGGTGATGACGGCCATGCTGGCGGGCCTGGGGCTGTTGCCCGCGGCGCTGTCGCACGGCATCGGCTCGGAGGCGCAACGGCCGCTGGCGCTGGTGATCGTGGGCGGCATGGTGACCACCACGCTGCTGACGCTGCTGGTGCTGCCGGTGGTGTTCTCCTGGGTCAACCGCCATCGCGGGCGCAAGGGCGGCCCGGACGCGGCCTCGCTGACGCCGGCTGAAGGCATCTGA
- a CDS encoding TolC family protein: protein MQKAPAAGKAPASGWDQAAPRGAGASAAPAATLSAEEKTKGLVGPGFSLWELSEELRASNPQLIQARSLYMAAKATVPQIAAPNNPQVGFIWGNLPKNSPLALARAESFSYTLTQSIPFPGKKALAADIANTQAESIDAQRDALYLQLYAQLSTTYFQALAQKAQLDVLRLNLKRLEQVKQVARIRYANNAAGYVDYLNAQVAQSSAQNDTFGLERQYDNALKTINTLIGKNPEFPLELRPDASAVRLPPTPLPELEDMALREHPNVRASRFMVEAAEKGVRLARKAYLPDFQIIGTFNGNNPPLGFKPASYGIEFDVIIPLFFFTKEKYGVDEAVANKVASDANDQSVRQQTLLAVDTAHNNLRQSVNQAEFLRQRQLPEAMTAYKMAFTNYANNNADFTDLLTASSALKNAELAVTQAESEARQAYYTLAAAVGRDKF, encoded by the coding sequence GTGCAGAAAGCGCCTGCTGCCGGCAAAGCGCCAGCCAGCGGGTGGGATCAGGCAGCGCCGCGCGGCGCCGGCGCGAGCGCCGCGCCAGCAGCCACGCTCAGTGCCGAAGAAAAGACAAAGGGCCTCGTTGGCCCCGGGTTCTCCTTATGGGAGCTGTCGGAGGAGTTGCGCGCCAGCAACCCGCAACTGATCCAGGCGCGCTCGCTCTATATGGCAGCCAAGGCCACCGTGCCGCAGATCGCCGCGCCAAACAACCCGCAGGTGGGCTTTATCTGGGGCAACCTGCCCAAGAACAGCCCGCTGGCACTGGCGCGCGCCGAGAGCTTCAGCTACACGCTCACGCAATCGATCCCGTTCCCCGGCAAGAAAGCGCTGGCCGCCGATATCGCCAACACGCAAGCCGAATCGATCGACGCGCAGCGCGACGCGCTGTACCTGCAGCTCTACGCGCAACTGAGCACGACCTACTTCCAGGCGCTGGCGCAGAAGGCGCAGCTCGATGTGCTGCGCCTCAATCTCAAGCGGCTGGAGCAGGTCAAGCAGGTGGCACGCATCCGCTACGCCAACAACGCGGCGGGCTATGTGGACTACCTCAATGCCCAGGTCGCGCAGAGCAGCGCGCAGAACGACACGTTTGGCCTGGAACGCCAGTATGACAACGCGCTCAAGACCATCAACACGCTGATCGGCAAGAATCCCGAGTTCCCGCTGGAGCTGCGCCCGGATGCCAGCGCGGTGCGCCTGCCGCCCACGCCGCTGCCCGAGCTGGAAGACATGGCCCTGCGCGAGCATCCCAATGTGCGGGCCTCGCGCTTCATGGTGGAAGCGGCCGAGAAGGGCGTGCGCCTGGCCCGCAAGGCCTACCTGCCCGACTTCCAGATCATTGGCACCTTCAATGGCAACAACCCGCCGCTGGGCTTCAAGCCGGCCAGCTACGGCATCGAGTTCGACGTGATCATCCCGCTGTTCTTCTTCACCAAGGAGAAGTACGGCGTGGATGAAGCCGTGGCCAACAAGGTGGCGTCCGACGCCAATGACCAGTCGGTGCGCCAGCAAACGCTGCTGGCGGTGGATACGGCGCACAACAACCTGCGCCAGTCGGTGAACCAGGCCGAGTTCCTGCGCCAGCGGCAATTGCCCGAGGCCATGACCGCCTACAAGATGGCCTTCACCAACTACGCCAACAACAATGCCGACTTCACCGACCTGCTGACCGCCAGCTCCGCGCTCAAGAACGCGGAACTGGCGGTGACGCAGGCCGAGTCCGAGGCGCGCCAGGCTTACTACACGCTCGCCGCCGCGGTGGGCCGGGACAAATTCTGA
- a CDS encoding response regulator transcription factor, which produces MTDARRKILCIEDDAETAALIAEELIERGFAVSIAHDGQQGFAAILRDTPDLVLCDVSMPVMTGFELLEKITSLAPRFADMPFVFLTALAQREAELRGRRLGADDYVTKPVDFDILSSIVEARLARVARTRPGLPAVQLSEREVEALVWSARGKTSGEIATILGLSKRTVDFHIDNARQKLGVATRIEAVVKAASAGIIKP; this is translated from the coding sequence ATGACCGATGCCCGCCGGAAGATCCTCTGTATCGAGGACGATGCCGAAACGGCCGCGCTGATCGCAGAAGAGTTGATCGAGCGGGGCTTTGCCGTGAGCATCGCGCACGACGGCCAGCAAGGTTTTGCCGCCATTTTGCGCGACACGCCGGACCTCGTCCTTTGCGACGTGAGTATGCCAGTGATGACCGGTTTCGAACTGCTGGAGAAGATCACCTCGCTGGCGCCACGCTTTGCCGACATGCCCTTCGTGTTCCTCACGGCGCTGGCGCAGCGCGAGGCCGAACTCAGGGGGCGCAGGCTCGGGGCCGACGACTATGTGACCAAACCGGTCGATTTCGACATATTGTCCAGCATTGTCGAGGCTCGCCTTGCGCGGGTTGCCCGCACGCGGCCGGGGCTGCCGGCCGTGCAGCTCAGCGAGCGCGAGGTGGAAGCACTGGTTTGGTCGGCGCGCGGCAAGACCTCGGGCGAGATCGCCACCATCCTCGGCCTGTCCAAGCGCACGGTCGACTTCCATATTGACAACGCTCGCCAGAAACTCGGCGTGGCCACCCGCATCGAAGCGGTCGTCAAGGCCGCGTCCGCCGGCATTATCAAGCCCTAG
- a CDS encoding efflux RND transporter periplasmic adaptor subunit: MNKNLMIGAGFVVVLAGGIWGGKYWAQSQQPEHAQQAEQAAKAGMAAPYAKPEAAKPRNVPSLLTLPEGGFDPNAVKSAVFSTQAVTVDTPTPGKLAYNVQQAKLASARVAGRVERILVFEGAVVHAGQPLAELYSPEYISAQNEFLLSHNAFKTLSNSDLKELVDDARLTMQSSENKLRVLGATTEDIARIRERGVASDTLTIRAPIGGTIVKRDMDPGSYLNVGDSLMSIIDTRSIWFTGNLYENDIKNVRLGQVIEIETPAYPGRHYRGRVSFIAPNVDADTHTLQVRCDVPNPDGTLKPEMYATARIVTGSAQALVVPQSAIVKDQGKLYLMTQPDDKHIERVTVQGTPRSDGTFQVTEGVPAGASVRVVTQGGMLLNEMLLKQEA; encoded by the coding sequence ATGAACAAGAATCTGATGATCGGCGCTGGCTTTGTGGTGGTCCTGGCCGGCGGTATCTGGGGCGGGAAGTACTGGGCCCAGTCCCAACAGCCTGAACATGCACAACAGGCGGAGCAAGCCGCCAAGGCCGGCATGGCCGCGCCCTACGCCAAGCCCGAGGCGGCAAAACCGCGCAACGTGCCGTCGCTGCTGACGCTGCCCGAAGGCGGCTTCGACCCGAACGCGGTCAAGTCCGCGGTGTTCAGCACGCAAGCCGTGACGGTCGACACGCCCACGCCCGGCAAGCTGGCCTACAACGTGCAGCAGGCCAAGCTGGCCTCGGCCCGCGTGGCCGGCCGCGTCGAGCGCATCCTGGTGTTCGAGGGTGCGGTAGTGCATGCCGGCCAGCCGCTGGCCGAGCTGTACTCGCCCGAGTACATCTCCGCGCAGAACGAATTCCTGCTCTCGCATAACGCCTTCAAGACGCTCAGCAACAGCGACCTGAAGGAACTGGTGGACGATGCCCGCCTGACCATGCAGTCGTCCGAGAACAAGCTGCGCGTGCTGGGCGCGACCACCGAGGACATCGCCCGCATCCGCGAGCGCGGCGTGGCCTCCGACACGCTGACCATCCGCGCGCCGATCGGCGGCACCATCGTCAAGCGTGACATGGACCCCGGCTCCTACCTCAATGTCGGCGACTCGCTGATGAGCATCATCGATACCCGCTCGATCTGGTTCACCGGCAACCTGTACGAGAACGACATCAAGAATGTGCGCCTGGGCCAGGTCATCGAGATCGAGACCCCGGCCTATCCGGGCCGGCACTACCGCGGGCGCGTCAGCTTTATCGCGCCCAATGTCGACGCCGATACGCACACGCTGCAGGTACGCTGTGATGTGCCCAACCCGGACGGCACGCTCAAGCCGGAGATGTACGCCACCGCGCGCATCGTCACCGGCAGCGCGCAGGCGCTGGTGGTGCCGCAATCGGCCATCGTCAAGGACCAGGGCAAGCTCTACCTGATGACGCAGCCGGACGACAAGCACATCGAGCGCGTGACGGTGCAGGGCACACCACGCAGCGACGGCACCTTCCAGGTCACCGAAGGCGTGCCGGCCGGCGCGTCGGTGCGGGTGGTGACGCAGGGCGGCATGCTGCTCAACGAAATGTTGCTCAAGCAGGAGGCCTGA
- a CDS encoding sensor histidine kinase, translating to MNHSIRPAPASRRVRRGLGRRLVGLPDSVPMLRPIRVRLSLVFVLFLLLVVGVGLFGINRLSNFHSVSAQISGRWLLSNRILGDLNNYISDYRAFEGDALIATTRADLRAAEGQISRLDDVIKEVEARYGRIEHDPAELALYEQFMAQWSAYRQLVDHVVLLAHQKDTTQAVALYRGESRRAFEQANGTLGVLTERNVVGAAQATEREADAYHEARQLIAGAILVSGFLVIAAVIYLVRAVSNPIAGLVERMHRIMDNDPHVEIPGAGRKDEIGEIARAVVRFRDNTIELERSKAALAAQTTMLLDTLENERRLAVLQRNFVSMASHEFRTPLNVIDGHAQRLMRMKEAPTAEVLGERCGRIRVAVRRMTNLIDHLLDSSQLLDGGRLATLQGVDFSLTLLMHEVCEMHRESSPTAVIEEIIDPGVNEIFHGDAKLLFQAFSNLVGNAIKYSPAGTPVTVHVSGGADMIRVSVSDRGMGIPDKDREHIFERFVRGGNVAGTAGAGVGLYLVKLAVDLHQGEVLVTSKEGQGSSFVVKLPRAAASG from the coding sequence ATGAATCACTCGATTCGTCCGGCGCCCGCCAGCCGGCGAGTGCGTCGCGGCCTGGGGCGGCGCCTGGTCGGGCTGCCCGATTCAGTCCCAATGCTCAGGCCGATTCGCGTCCGGCTGTCGCTCGTGTTCGTGCTGTTCCTGCTGCTGGTGGTGGGTGTGGGCCTGTTTGGTATCAACCGGCTCAGTAACTTTCACAGCGTCTCGGCGCAGATCAGCGGCCGCTGGCTGCTGAGCAACCGCATCCTGGGCGACCTCAACAATTATATTTCGGACTACCGCGCGTTCGAGGGCGACGCGCTGATCGCGACGACGCGCGCCGACCTGCGCGCGGCCGAGGGGCAGATCAGTCGGCTGGACGATGTGATCAAGGAGGTCGAGGCCCGCTATGGCCGGATCGAGCACGATCCGGCCGAGCTGGCGCTCTACGAGCAGTTCATGGCGCAGTGGTCGGCTTACCGGCAACTGGTCGATCACGTGGTCTTGCTGGCCCACCAGAAGGACACGACGCAGGCCGTGGCGCTTTATCGCGGCGAGTCGCGCCGCGCCTTCGAGCAGGCTAACGGCACGCTGGGCGTGCTGACCGAGCGCAACGTCGTCGGCGCCGCGCAGGCAACCGAGCGCGAGGCGGATGCCTATCACGAGGCCCGGCAACTGATTGCCGGCGCCATCCTGGTGTCGGGCTTCCTCGTGATCGCGGCGGTGATCTATCTGGTCAGGGCCGTGTCGAATCCCATCGCGGGGCTGGTCGAGCGCATGCACCGCATCATGGACAACGATCCCCACGTGGAGATCCCCGGCGCCGGGCGCAAGGATGAGATCGGTGAAATCGCCCGCGCCGTGGTGCGCTTTCGCGACAATACGATCGAACTGGAGCGCAGCAAGGCGGCGCTGGCTGCCCAGACCACGATGCTGCTGGACACGCTGGAAAACGAGCGGCGCCTGGCGGTGCTCCAGCGCAATTTCGTCTCGATGGCCTCGCACGAGTTTCGCACGCCGCTCAATGTGATCGACGGCCATGCGCAGCGGCTCATGCGCATGAAGGAGGCGCCCACCGCCGAAGTCCTCGGCGAGCGCTGCGGGCGGATCCGTGTTGCCGTGCGGCGCATGACCAACCTGATCGACCACCTGCTCGATTCCTCGCAACTGCTGGACGGCGGGCGCCTTGCCACGCTGCAAGGCGTCGACTTTTCACTGACCCTGCTGATGCACGAAGTCTGCGAGATGCACCGCGAGAGTTCCCCCACGGCCGTCATCGAGGAGATCATCGACCCCGGCGTGAATGAGATCTTCCATGGCGACGCCAAGCTGCTGTTCCAGGCTTTCAGCAACCTGGTTGGCAACGCGATCAAGTATTCGCCCGCAGGCACGCCGGTTACCGTGCATGTTTCCGGCGGTGCCGACATGATTCGCGTGTCCGTGTCCGATCGCGGCATGGGCATCCCGGACAAGGACCGCGAGCATATCTTCGAGCGCTTTGTGCGCGGCGGCAACGTCGCCGGCACGGCAGGCGCGGGCGTTGGCCTGTACCTGGTCAAGCTGGCAGTCGACCTGCACCAGGGCGAGGTCCTGGTCACCAGCAAGGAAGGGCAGGGGTCGAGCTTTGTGGTCAAGCTGCCGCGCGCGGCGGCATCGGGCTGA
- a CDS encoding DUF746 domain-containing protein, translated as MSRFQQQRPTRAEVDPTASRANVYPHADDLRRATTLIHVRASGAAGVSDADLTAFLLTAWRKLHSASHRPPQCPRCRARKSTYDGTDGSSLPLFHCGGCRQRFSRLTGTPMARLRLEDKAEAFFNLASQQVSVAEAARRLGIKSETVRHWSIQTRLWLLTLDPQGDWERRVQLGVRYAVLPANSRGEPASAARECKCTIASDDSDALAEMENAPLLIRVCPLCEQTAH; from the coding sequence ATGAGCAGATTTCAGCAGCAACGACCCACGCGAGCCGAGGTCGATCCTACCGCCAGCCGCGCGAACGTGTATCCCCATGCGGACGACCTGCGCCGCGCCACGACGCTGATCCATGTGCGTGCGAGCGGCGCGGCAGGCGTCTCCGATGCCGACCTGACCGCTTTCCTGCTGACCGCATGGCGCAAGCTGCACAGCGCGAGCCACCGGCCGCCGCAGTGCCCGCGTTGCCGGGCCCGCAAGTCGACCTATGACGGTACCGATGGCAGTAGCCTGCCGCTCTTTCACTGCGGCGGCTGCCGGCAACGCTTCAGCCGGCTGACCGGCACGCCCATGGCACGGCTCAGGCTGGAGGACAAGGCGGAAGCCTTCTTCAACCTGGCCTCCCAGCAAGTGTCGGTCGCCGAAGCGGCGCGGCGCCTGGGGATCAAAAGCGAAACCGTCAGGCATTGGTCGATCCAGACCCGCTTGTGGCTGCTGACGCTGGATCCGCAAGGCGACTGGGAGCGGCGCGTGCAGCTCGGCGTTCGTTACGCGGTACTGCCGGCGAACTCCCGCGGCGAGCCCGCAAGCGCCGCGCGCGAGTGCAAGTGCACCATCGCCTCCGACGATAGCGATGCGCTCGCCGAAATGGAAAACGCGCCCCTGTTGATCCGGGTGTGCCCGCTATGCGAACAGACGGCGCACTAG
- a CDS encoding DMT family transporter, giving the protein MATMLSMRDRLRLALTLDTTAMPTHSNPAGRLISPTAIGAFALLLWATLPLLTAQARRLPPFELLALSFGVAFLLGLPWLARQRCTAAPCLPPGSRARAWLFAFGAIFFYHALYFYAFAVIPPAEASLLAYLWPLLMVLFCALAPGGALGRRQVAAAVLGFLGTLLIVTGTPQAAPAALPAGAQAGAVTGYLAALACAVIWSGYSVANRRYGEVPSTTMVSVCGAVALCGALCHLALESTVMPSAGEWLAALLLGAGPTGVAFAAWDHGTKHGRLALLGVLSYATPLMATLLLVGFGFATLTWTLAGAAALIVGGAALAMTGRRTSARLQSA; this is encoded by the coding sequence ATGGCCACGATGCTGTCCATGCGGGATCGCCTGCGTCTCGCGTTGACTCTCGACACCACTGCCATGCCCACCCACTCCAATCCTGCTGGCCGCCTGATCAGCCCCACCGCCATCGGCGCCTTCGCGCTGCTGCTGTGGGCCACGCTTCCGCTGCTGACCGCCCAGGCCCGCCGCTTGCCGCCATTCGAATTGCTGGCGCTGAGCTTCGGCGTGGCATTCCTGTTGGGGCTGCCGTGGCTGGCGCGGCAGCGGTGCACCGCTGCGCCATGCTTGCCGCCAGGCAGCCGGGCCCGGGCATGGCTCTTCGCCTTTGGCGCCATCTTTTTCTACCACGCCCTGTATTTCTACGCGTTCGCGGTGATCCCGCCCGCCGAGGCCAGCTTGCTGGCCTATCTCTGGCCCTTGCTGATGGTGTTGTTCTGCGCACTGGCGCCGGGTGGCGCCTTGGGCCGGCGGCAGGTCGCTGCCGCGGTGCTGGGGTTCCTCGGCACCTTGCTGATCGTCACGGGCACGCCGCAAGCCGCGCCGGCGGCCTTGCCGGCAGGCGCGCAGGCCGGCGCGGTGACGGGCTACCTGGCCGCGCTCGCATGCGCCGTGATCTGGTCGGGCTACTCGGTTGCCAACCGGCGCTACGGCGAGGTGCCAAGTACCACCATGGTCAGCGTGTGCGGGGCAGTGGCCCTGTGCGGTGCCTTGTGCCACCTTGCGCTGGAATCCACCGTGATGCCGAGCGCCGGCGAATGGCTCGCGGCGCTGCTGCTGGGCGCGGGGCCGACCGGCGTGGCGTTCGCGGCGTGGGACCACGGCACCAAGCACGGTCGCCTGGCGTTGCTGGGGGTGTTGTCATATGCCACGCCGCTGATGGCTACGCTGCTGCTGGTGGGGTTCGGCTTTGCCACGCTGACGTGGACGCTGGCAGGCGCGGCCGCGCTCATCGTCGGCGGCGCGGCGCTCGCGATGACTGGCAGGCGCACGTCCGCGCGCCTGCAATCGGCCTGA